A window of Numenius arquata chromosome 6, bNumArq3.hap1.1, whole genome shotgun sequence contains these coding sequences:
- the ACYP1 gene encoding acylphosphatase-1, with translation MAQREGLLSVDYEVSGKVQGVFFRKYTQGEAKRLGLVGWVQNTSHGTVQGQIQGPTARVRELQEWLRKTGSPQSCISRTEFSNEKEIAVLEHKEFQILK, from the exons ATGGCGCAACGCGAGGGCCTACTCTCCGTGGACTACGAGGTGTCCGGCAAGGTGCAAGGCGTTTTCTTCCGCAAGTACACCCAG GGGGAGGCCAAGAGGCTGGGACTCGTTGGTTGGGTCCAAAACACCAGCCACGGCACGGTGCAAGGACAAATTCAGGGTCCGACTGCCAGGGTGCGGGAGCTGCAGGAATGGCTGAGGAAGACAGGAAGTCCCCAGTCCTGCATCAGCCGCACTGAGTTCAGCAACGAGAAGGAGATCGCGGTGCTGGAGCACAAGGAATTCCAGATTTTGAAGTAA
- the ZC2HC1C gene encoding zinc finger C2HC domain-containing protein 1C, translating into MALFPPVDSVVAATKLVPSSQLEHQKSNFQHELTPDKEESLKDLYARKSRSYSYSLSAERSQHSSRHEGVCSAGLQSKYLTSQTKTLPAKSVARWKEGVDRAYPLKPIFQHKGVNVPAVNRAQDRSSPYMEEAPNTRPSSMSKGKPPAGRAPLGAVLSPWTAEPKQSASHLYRRELAYILKLEADGRNLEEEIRKKEALLREKLRRTKEELRRIQREKELVEAEERRDREAERTHERKAARHLEEKAFRIAVKPGDRVFSGAQSAEASIPKPGTTLHPQELAMGKLKKERLVASNSKIRDRMPMEHLTSCSELAQKLSPSPSALPDQDSDDHLPTEVLYMQAASAVEQGGLGQCSFCGRKFLCTRLEKHMSVCGKSQGSNRKVFDSSRARARGTELEQFQQWNCSERPQNKTPRRINWRQKHEVLIQTLRQARQLQQVLSKGGKVSDLPPLPPIENPDYIACPYCGRRFAPQAAERHIPKCKTIKNRPPPPPQRRRC; encoded by the exons ATGGCTTTGTTTCCACCAGTGGATTCTGTGGTGGCAGCTACTAAGCTTGTTCCCAGTTCCCAGCTGGAACACCAGAAGAGCAACTTCCAGCACGAACTCACACCTGACAAAGAGGAAAGTTTAAAGGATCTCTATGCCCGAAAGAGCCGAAGCTATTCCTATTCTCTTTCTGCAGAAAGGAGTCAACACAGCTCTAGGCACGAAGGCGTTTGTTCAGCTGGACTGCAGAGCAAGTATCTCACCAGCCAGACCAAGACTCTGCCAGCTAAATCAGTAGCCAGATGGAAAGAAGGAGTGGACCGTGCATATCCCCTGAAACCAATTTTTCAACACAAGGGTGTGAACGTTCCAGCGGTCAACAGAGCACAGGACAGAAGTTCCCCATACATGGAGGAAGCTCCAAATACTAGGCCCAGCTCAATGAGCAAAGGGAAGCCTCCAGCAGGGAGGGCTCCGCTAGGTGCAGTGCTCTCTCCTTGGACAGCAGAGCCTAAACAGTCAGCCTCCCATCTATATAGGAGAGAGCTGGCCTACATCCTAAAGTTGGAAGCAGATGGACGGAACCTCGAAGAGGAAATTCGAAAGAAAGAGGCTCTCCTCAGAGAGAAGCTGAGGAGAACAAAGGAGGAGCTTAGGAGGATTCAAAGAGAGAAGGAGCTTGTCgaggcagaggagagaagagacagagaagcagagaggacCCATGAGCGAAAGGCAGCAAGGCACCTTGAAGAGAAAGCTTTCAGAATTGCAGTCAAGCCAGGTGACAGGGTCTTCAGTGGGGCACAGTCAGCAGAGGCCAGTATCCCCAAGCCTGGCACCACCCTCCACCCTCAAGAGCTGGCTATGGGGAAACTCAAGAAGGAGCGGCTGGTGGCCAGCAACAGCAAAATTCGAGACCGCATGCCCATGGAGCATTTAACCTCTTGTTCAGAGCTGGCACAAAAACTTAgcccttctccctctgccctcccagaCCAAGATTCTGATGACCATTTGCCCACAGAGGTGCTGTACATGCAGGCTGCCAGTGCTGTGGAGCAGGGGGGGCTCGGACAGTGCAGCTTCTGCGGACGTAAGTTTCTCTGCACCAGGCTTGAGAAGCACATGAGCGTCTGTGGCAAGAGCCAAGGCTCCAACAGGAAAGTGTTTGACTCCAGCAGGGCCAGAGCTAGGGGCACGGAACTGGAACAGTTTCAGCAGTGGAACTGCTCAGAGAGGCCTCAG AATAAGACTCCCAGAAGGATCAACTGGAGGCAGAAGCATGAGGTTTTAATCCAGACCCTGCGCCAGGCCCGCCAGTTGCAGCAAGTCCTCTCCAAGGGAGGGAAGGTGTCTGACCTGCCCCCGTTGCCTCCCATCGAAAACCCAGACTACATTGCCTGCCCATACTGCGGACGCCGATTTGCTCCCCAAGCAGCTGAGAGACATATTCCCAAGTGCAAAACCATCAAGAATAGGCCCCCGCCCCCACCACAGAGGAGGCGCTGCTGA